A genomic window from Salvelinus alpinus chromosome 10, SLU_Salpinus.1, whole genome shotgun sequence includes:
- the LOC139531850 gene encoding all trans-polyprenyl-diphosphate synthase PDSS1-like isoform X2 yields MISEMIHTASLVHDDVIDGSNKRRGMTTINEVWGERKAILAGDFILSAASMALARIGNNTVVSVLSQVIEDLVRGEFMQLGSKENESERFKHYLEKTFKKTASLIANSCKAVSILVNSDPEVQEIAFQYGRNVGIAFQLVDDVLDFTACASQLGKPSATDLKLGLATGPVLFACQQFPELHAMIMRRFSTTGDVDRAWQYVLESDGVDQTNYLAQSYCREAIRQISLLRPSPERDALIRLTEMVHTRDK; encoded by the exons ATGATCTCTGAAATGATCCACACTGCCAGCCTGGTCCACGATGATGTCATCGACGGCTCGAACAAGCGGAGGGGGATGACTACCATCAACGAAGTGTGGGGGGAGAGAAAG GCCATTTTAGCTGGAGATTTCATCCTCTCGGCAGCCTCCATGGCTCTGGCCCGTATCGGCAACAACACAGTGGTGTCAGTGCTGTCTCAGGTCATAGAGGATCTGGTGCGAG GGGAATTCATGCAGCTGGGCTCCAAggagaacgagagcgagagatTCAAGCACTACCTCGAGAAGACCTTCAAGAAGACTGCCAGTCTTATAGCAAACAGTTGTAAAGCA GTATCTATTCTGGTGAACTCGGATCCAGAGGTACAGGAAATAGCCTTTCAGTACGGGAGGAACGTAGGCATCGCCTTTCAG CTGGTGGATGATGTGCTGGACTTCACAGCATGCGCCAGCCAGCTAGGAAAACCTTCGGCTACAGACCTTAAGCTGGGCCTGGCCACCGGACCAGTCTTATTTGCCTGTCAACAG TTTCCTGAGCTGCATGCTATGATTATGAGGCGGTTCAGCACCACTGGAGACGTGGATCGGGCCTGGCAGTATGTTCTGGAG AGTGATGGTGTGGATCAGACCAACTACCTGGCCCAGAGCTACTGCCGGGAGGCCATCCGGCAGATCAGCCTGCTCAGGCCCTCCCCGGAACGGGACGCCCTCATCAGGCTCACTGAGATGGTCCACACCCGCGACAAGTGA